In Ailuropoda melanoleuca isolate Jingjing chromosome 4, ASM200744v2, whole genome shotgun sequence, the following proteins share a genomic window:
- the ZNF512 gene encoding zinc finger protein 512 isoform X1: protein MSSRLGAVPATPEPTSFKQQRSTKIVGAKNRTQCSIKDNSFQYTIPHDDSLSGSSSASSCEPVSDFPPSFRKSTYWMKMRRVKPAAASRVEGSGGLSTKGKRKPRQEEDEDYREFPQKKHKLYGRKQRPKTQPNPKSQARRIRKDPPAYAAGSLEEQWYLEIVDKGSVSCPTCQAVGRKTIEGLKKHMETCKQEMFTCHHCGKQLRSLAGMKYHVMANHNSLPILKAGDEIDEPSERERLRTVLKRLGKLRCMRESCSSSFTSIMGYLYHVRKCGKGAAELEEMTLKCHHCGKPYKSKAGLAYHLRSEHGPISFFPESGQPECLKEMSLEPKSGGRVQRRSAKIAVYHLQELASAELAKEWPKRKVLQDLVPDDRKLKYTRPGLPTFSQEVLHKWKSDIKKYHRIQCPNQGCEAVYSSVSGLKAHLGSCTLGNFVAGKYKCLLCQKEFVSESGVKYHINSVHAEDWFVVNPTTTKSFEKLMKIKQRQQEEEKRRQQHRSRRSLRRLQQPGIELPEAELSLRVGKDQRRSTEELLVSTSCKEPEQEPVPAQFQKVKSPKTNHKRGRK from the exons ATGTCTTCCAGACTCGGTGCAGTACCCGCC ACTCCGGAACCCACATCCTTTAAGCAACAGAGGAGCACGAAGATCGTGGGAGCTAAGAA CAGGACCCAGTGCTCCATAAAGGATAATAGTTTCCAGTACACTATCCCTCACGATGACTCCTTAAGCGGCTCATCATCTGCCTCTTCATGTGAGCCAGTGAGTGATTTTCCACCGTCCTTCCGAAAATCTACATACTGGATGAAGATGAGAAGGGTCAAGCCAGCAGCTGCTTCCCGTGTTGAAG GGTCAGGTGGACTATcaaccaaaggaaaaaggaaacccaGGCAGGAAGAAGATGAAGACTATCGAGAATTTCCTCAGAAGAAGCATAAGCTTTATG GGAGGAAGCAACGGCCTAAAACTCAACCTAATCCCAAATCCCAGGCTCGTCGTATTCGGAAGGACCCACCAGCTTATGCAGCAG gCAGTTTGGAGGAACAGTGGTACTTAGAAATCGTGGATAAAGGCAGTGTCTCCTGTCCTACCTGCCAGGCAGTGGGAAGAAAGACCATAGAGGGCTTAAAGAAACACATGGAGACCTGCAAACAG GAAATGTTTACTTGTCATCATTGTGGAAAACAGCTCCGTTCACTGGCAGGGATGAAGTATCACGTCATGGCAAATCATAACAGCTTG CCCATTTTGAAGGCTGGAGATGAAATAGACGAGCCAAGTGAGAGAGAACGGCTCCGAACAGTGCTAAAGAGACTGGGAAAGCTCAGGTGCATGCGTGAG AGTTGCTCTAGTAGCTTCACCAGCATCATGGGATATCTGTACCATGTCAGAAAATGTGGCAAAGGGGCTGCAGAGCTGGAGGAGATGACCCTGAAATGTCACCACTGTGGAAAGCCATATAAATCGAAGGCTGGACTTGCGTATCACCTGAGGTCAGAGCATGGGCCT ATCTCATTCTTTCCAGAGTCAGGACAGCCAGAGTGCTTAAAGGAGATGAGCCTGGAGCCAAAGAGTGGGGGTCGAGTTCAGAGGCGTTCTGCCAAGATAGCTGTATACCACCTGCAAGAGCTGGCTTCTGCTGAGCTGGCCAAGGAATGGCCCAAGAGGAAGGTGCTTCAGGATTTGGTACCTGATGATCGGAAG TTAAAATATACTCGCCCTGGGCTACCTACCTTCAGCCAGGAAGTCCTACACAAGTGGAAGTCAGATATCAAGAAATATCATCGCATTCAGTGCCCTAACCAG ggTTGTGAGGCTGTCTACAGTAGTGTATCAGGCCTTAAAGCTCACCTGGGCTCTTGTACCTTG GGAAACTTTGTGGCTGGAAAATACAAGTGTCTTCTGTGTCAAAAAGAATTTGTGTCAGAGAGTGGTGTCAAGTATCATATCAACTCTGTCCATGCCGAG GATTGGTTCGTTGTAAACCCAACAACAACCAAAAGCTTTGAAAAGCTAATGAAGATAAAGCAGCGGcagcaagaagaagaaaagcgGAGGCAGCAGCACAGGAGCAGAAGGTCTCTGCGAAGGCTGCAGCAGCCTGGCATCGAGCTTCCGGAGGCAGAGCTGAGTCTTAGAGTAGGGAAGGATCAGAGGAGGAGTACCGAGGAGTTGCTAGTGTCGACCTCCTGTAAGGAACCGGAGCAGGAGCCGGTGCCAGCACAGTTCCAGAAAGTAAAGTCCCCAAAGACAAATCATAAACGAGGAAGGAAGTAG
- the ZNF512 gene encoding zinc finger protein 512 isoform X3 — MSSRLGAVPATPEPTSFKQQRSTKIVGAKNRTQCSIKDNSFQYTIPHDDSLSGSSSASSCEPVSDFPPSFRKSTYWMKMRRVKPAAASRVEGSGGLSTKGKRKPRQEEDEDYREFPQKKHKLYGRKQRPKTQPNPKSQARRIRKDPPAYAAGSLEEQWYLEIVDKGSVSCPTCQAVGRKTIEGLKKHMETCKQEMFTCHHCGKQLRSLAGMKYHVMANHNSLPILKAGDEIDEPSERERLRTVLKRLGKLRCMRESCSSSFTSIMGYLYHVRKCGKGAAELEEMTLKCHHCGKPYKSKAGLAYHLRSEHGPISFFPESGQPECLKEMSLEPKSGGRVQRRSAKIAVYHLQELASAELAKEWPKRKVLQDLVPDDRKLKYTRPGLPTFSQEVLHKWKSDIKKYHRIQCPNQGNFVAGKYKCLLCQKEFVSESGVKYHINSVHAEDWFVVNPTTTKSFEKLMKIKQRQQEEEKRRQQHRSRRSLRRLQQPGIELPEAELSLRVGKDQRRSTEELLVSTSCKEPEQEPVPAQFQKVKSPKTNHKRGRK; from the exons ATGTCTTCCAGACTCGGTGCAGTACCCGCC ACTCCGGAACCCACATCCTTTAAGCAACAGAGGAGCACGAAGATCGTGGGAGCTAAGAA CAGGACCCAGTGCTCCATAAAGGATAATAGTTTCCAGTACACTATCCCTCACGATGACTCCTTAAGCGGCTCATCATCTGCCTCTTCATGTGAGCCAGTGAGTGATTTTCCACCGTCCTTCCGAAAATCTACATACTGGATGAAGATGAGAAGGGTCAAGCCAGCAGCTGCTTCCCGTGTTGAAG GGTCAGGTGGACTATcaaccaaaggaaaaaggaaacccaGGCAGGAAGAAGATGAAGACTATCGAGAATTTCCTCAGAAGAAGCATAAGCTTTATG GGAGGAAGCAACGGCCTAAAACTCAACCTAATCCCAAATCCCAGGCTCGTCGTATTCGGAAGGACCCACCAGCTTATGCAGCAG gCAGTTTGGAGGAACAGTGGTACTTAGAAATCGTGGATAAAGGCAGTGTCTCCTGTCCTACCTGCCAGGCAGTGGGAAGAAAGACCATAGAGGGCTTAAAGAAACACATGGAGACCTGCAAACAG GAAATGTTTACTTGTCATCATTGTGGAAAACAGCTCCGTTCACTGGCAGGGATGAAGTATCACGTCATGGCAAATCATAACAGCTTG CCCATTTTGAAGGCTGGAGATGAAATAGACGAGCCAAGTGAGAGAGAACGGCTCCGAACAGTGCTAAAGAGACTGGGAAAGCTCAGGTGCATGCGTGAG AGTTGCTCTAGTAGCTTCACCAGCATCATGGGATATCTGTACCATGTCAGAAAATGTGGCAAAGGGGCTGCAGAGCTGGAGGAGATGACCCTGAAATGTCACCACTGTGGAAAGCCATATAAATCGAAGGCTGGACTTGCGTATCACCTGAGGTCAGAGCATGGGCCT ATCTCATTCTTTCCAGAGTCAGGACAGCCAGAGTGCTTAAAGGAGATGAGCCTGGAGCCAAAGAGTGGGGGTCGAGTTCAGAGGCGTTCTGCCAAGATAGCTGTATACCACCTGCAAGAGCTGGCTTCTGCTGAGCTGGCCAAGGAATGGCCCAAGAGGAAGGTGCTTCAGGATTTGGTACCTGATGATCGGAAG TTAAAATATACTCGCCCTGGGCTACCTACCTTCAGCCAGGAAGTCCTACACAAGTGGAAGTCAGATATCAAGAAATATCATCGCATTCAGTGCCCTAACCAG GGAAACTTTGTGGCTGGAAAATACAAGTGTCTTCTGTGTCAAAAAGAATTTGTGTCAGAGAGTGGTGTCAAGTATCATATCAACTCTGTCCATGCCGAG GATTGGTTCGTTGTAAACCCAACAACAACCAAAAGCTTTGAAAAGCTAATGAAGATAAAGCAGCGGcagcaagaagaagaaaagcgGAGGCAGCAGCACAGGAGCAGAAGGTCTCTGCGAAGGCTGCAGCAGCCTGGCATCGAGCTTCCGGAGGCAGAGCTGAGTCTTAGAGTAGGGAAGGATCAGAGGAGGAGTACCGAGGAGTTGCTAGTGTCGACCTCCTGTAAGGAACCGGAGCAGGAGCCGGTGCCAGCACAGTTCCAGAAAGTAAAGTCCCCAAAGACAAATCATAAACGAGGAAGGAAGTAG
- the ZNF512 gene encoding zinc finger protein 512 isoform X4, producing the protein MSSRLGAVPATPEPTSFKQQRSTKIVGAKNRTQCSIKDNSFQYTIPHDDSLSGSSSASSCEPVSDFPPSFRKSTYWMKMRRVKPAAASRVEGSGGLSTKGKRKPRQEEDEDYREFPQKKHKLYGRKQRPKTQPNPKSQARRIRKDPPAYAAGSLEEQWYLEIVDKGSVSCPTCQAVGRKTIEGLKKHMETCKQEMFTCHHCGKQLRSLAGMKYHVMANHNSLPILKAGDEIDEPSERERLRTVLKRLGKLRCMREISFFPESGQPECLKEMSLEPKSGGRVQRRSAKIAVYHLQELASAELAKEWPKRKVLQDLVPDDRKLKYTRPGLPTFSQEVLHKWKSDIKKYHRIQCPNQGCEAVYSSVSGLKAHLGSCTLGNFVAGKYKCLLCQKEFVSESGVKYHINSVHAEDWFVVNPTTTKSFEKLMKIKQRQQEEEKRRQQHRSRRSLRRLQQPGIELPEAELSLRVGKDQRRSTEELLVSTSCKEPEQEPVPAQFQKVKSPKTNHKRGRK; encoded by the exons ATGTCTTCCAGACTCGGTGCAGTACCCGCC ACTCCGGAACCCACATCCTTTAAGCAACAGAGGAGCACGAAGATCGTGGGAGCTAAGAA CAGGACCCAGTGCTCCATAAAGGATAATAGTTTCCAGTACACTATCCCTCACGATGACTCCTTAAGCGGCTCATCATCTGCCTCTTCATGTGAGCCAGTGAGTGATTTTCCACCGTCCTTCCGAAAATCTACATACTGGATGAAGATGAGAAGGGTCAAGCCAGCAGCTGCTTCCCGTGTTGAAG GGTCAGGTGGACTATcaaccaaaggaaaaaggaaacccaGGCAGGAAGAAGATGAAGACTATCGAGAATTTCCTCAGAAGAAGCATAAGCTTTATG GGAGGAAGCAACGGCCTAAAACTCAACCTAATCCCAAATCCCAGGCTCGTCGTATTCGGAAGGACCCACCAGCTTATGCAGCAG gCAGTTTGGAGGAACAGTGGTACTTAGAAATCGTGGATAAAGGCAGTGTCTCCTGTCCTACCTGCCAGGCAGTGGGAAGAAAGACCATAGAGGGCTTAAAGAAACACATGGAGACCTGCAAACAG GAAATGTTTACTTGTCATCATTGTGGAAAACAGCTCCGTTCACTGGCAGGGATGAAGTATCACGTCATGGCAAATCATAACAGCTTG CCCATTTTGAAGGCTGGAGATGAAATAGACGAGCCAAGTGAGAGAGAACGGCTCCGAACAGTGCTAAAGAGACTGGGAAAGCTCAGGTGCATGCGTGAG ATCTCATTCTTTCCAGAGTCAGGACAGCCAGAGTGCTTAAAGGAGATGAGCCTGGAGCCAAAGAGTGGGGGTCGAGTTCAGAGGCGTTCTGCCAAGATAGCTGTATACCACCTGCAAGAGCTGGCTTCTGCTGAGCTGGCCAAGGAATGGCCCAAGAGGAAGGTGCTTCAGGATTTGGTACCTGATGATCGGAAG TTAAAATATACTCGCCCTGGGCTACCTACCTTCAGCCAGGAAGTCCTACACAAGTGGAAGTCAGATATCAAGAAATATCATCGCATTCAGTGCCCTAACCAG ggTTGTGAGGCTGTCTACAGTAGTGTATCAGGCCTTAAAGCTCACCTGGGCTCTTGTACCTTG GGAAACTTTGTGGCTGGAAAATACAAGTGTCTTCTGTGTCAAAAAGAATTTGTGTCAGAGAGTGGTGTCAAGTATCATATCAACTCTGTCCATGCCGAG GATTGGTTCGTTGTAAACCCAACAACAACCAAAAGCTTTGAAAAGCTAATGAAGATAAAGCAGCGGcagcaagaagaagaaaagcgGAGGCAGCAGCACAGGAGCAGAAGGTCTCTGCGAAGGCTGCAGCAGCCTGGCATCGAGCTTCCGGAGGCAGAGCTGAGTCTTAGAGTAGGGAAGGATCAGAGGAGGAGTACCGAGGAGTTGCTAGTGTCGACCTCCTGTAAGGAACCGGAGCAGGAGCCGGTGCCAGCACAGTTCCAGAAAGTAAAGTCCCCAAAGACAAATCATAAACGAGGAAGGAAGTAG
- the ZNF512 gene encoding zinc finger protein 512 isoform X2, giving the protein MSSRLGAVPATPEPTSFKQQRSTKIVGAKKTQCSIKDNSFQYTIPHDDSLSGSSSASSCEPVSDFPPSFRKSTYWMKMRRVKPAAASRVEGSGGLSTKGKRKPRQEEDEDYREFPQKKHKLYGRKQRPKTQPNPKSQARRIRKDPPAYAAGSLEEQWYLEIVDKGSVSCPTCQAVGRKTIEGLKKHMETCKQEMFTCHHCGKQLRSLAGMKYHVMANHNSLPILKAGDEIDEPSERERLRTVLKRLGKLRCMRESCSSSFTSIMGYLYHVRKCGKGAAELEEMTLKCHHCGKPYKSKAGLAYHLRSEHGPISFFPESGQPECLKEMSLEPKSGGRVQRRSAKIAVYHLQELASAELAKEWPKRKVLQDLVPDDRKLKYTRPGLPTFSQEVLHKWKSDIKKYHRIQCPNQGCEAVYSSVSGLKAHLGSCTLGNFVAGKYKCLLCQKEFVSESGVKYHINSVHAEDWFVVNPTTTKSFEKLMKIKQRQQEEEKRRQQHRSRRSLRRLQQPGIELPEAELSLRVGKDQRRSTEELLVSTSCKEPEQEPVPAQFQKVKSPKTNHKRGRK; this is encoded by the exons ATGTCTTCCAGACTCGGTGCAGTACCCGCC ACTCCGGAACCCACATCCTTTAAGCAACAGAGGAGCACGAAGATCGTGGGAGCTAAGAA GACCCAGTGCTCCATAAAGGATAATAGTTTCCAGTACACTATCCCTCACGATGACTCCTTAAGCGGCTCATCATCTGCCTCTTCATGTGAGCCAGTGAGTGATTTTCCACCGTCCTTCCGAAAATCTACATACTGGATGAAGATGAGAAGGGTCAAGCCAGCAGCTGCTTCCCGTGTTGAAG GGTCAGGTGGACTATcaaccaaaggaaaaaggaaacccaGGCAGGAAGAAGATGAAGACTATCGAGAATTTCCTCAGAAGAAGCATAAGCTTTATG GGAGGAAGCAACGGCCTAAAACTCAACCTAATCCCAAATCCCAGGCTCGTCGTATTCGGAAGGACCCACCAGCTTATGCAGCAG gCAGTTTGGAGGAACAGTGGTACTTAGAAATCGTGGATAAAGGCAGTGTCTCCTGTCCTACCTGCCAGGCAGTGGGAAGAAAGACCATAGAGGGCTTAAAGAAACACATGGAGACCTGCAAACAG GAAATGTTTACTTGTCATCATTGTGGAAAACAGCTCCGTTCACTGGCAGGGATGAAGTATCACGTCATGGCAAATCATAACAGCTTG CCCATTTTGAAGGCTGGAGATGAAATAGACGAGCCAAGTGAGAGAGAACGGCTCCGAACAGTGCTAAAGAGACTGGGAAAGCTCAGGTGCATGCGTGAG AGTTGCTCTAGTAGCTTCACCAGCATCATGGGATATCTGTACCATGTCAGAAAATGTGGCAAAGGGGCTGCAGAGCTGGAGGAGATGACCCTGAAATGTCACCACTGTGGAAAGCCATATAAATCGAAGGCTGGACTTGCGTATCACCTGAGGTCAGAGCATGGGCCT ATCTCATTCTTTCCAGAGTCAGGACAGCCAGAGTGCTTAAAGGAGATGAGCCTGGAGCCAAAGAGTGGGGGTCGAGTTCAGAGGCGTTCTGCCAAGATAGCTGTATACCACCTGCAAGAGCTGGCTTCTGCTGAGCTGGCCAAGGAATGGCCCAAGAGGAAGGTGCTTCAGGATTTGGTACCTGATGATCGGAAG TTAAAATATACTCGCCCTGGGCTACCTACCTTCAGCCAGGAAGTCCTACACAAGTGGAAGTCAGATATCAAGAAATATCATCGCATTCAGTGCCCTAACCAG ggTTGTGAGGCTGTCTACAGTAGTGTATCAGGCCTTAAAGCTCACCTGGGCTCTTGTACCTTG GGAAACTTTGTGGCTGGAAAATACAAGTGTCTTCTGTGTCAAAAAGAATTTGTGTCAGAGAGTGGTGTCAAGTATCATATCAACTCTGTCCATGCCGAG GATTGGTTCGTTGTAAACCCAACAACAACCAAAAGCTTTGAAAAGCTAATGAAGATAAAGCAGCGGcagcaagaagaagaaaagcgGAGGCAGCAGCACAGGAGCAGAAGGTCTCTGCGAAGGCTGCAGCAGCCTGGCATCGAGCTTCCGGAGGCAGAGCTGAGTCTTAGAGTAGGGAAGGATCAGAGGAGGAGTACCGAGGAGTTGCTAGTGTCGACCTCCTGTAAGGAACCGGAGCAGGAGCCGGTGCCAGCACAGTTCCAGAAAGTAAAGTCCCCAAAGACAAATCATAAACGAGGAAGGAAGTAG
- the ZNF512 gene encoding zinc finger protein 512 isoform X5, translating to MKMRRVKPAAASRVEGSGGLSTKGKRKPRQEEDEDYREFPQKKHKLYGRKQRPKTQPNPKSQARRIRKDPPAYAAGSLEEQWYLEIVDKGSVSCPTCQAVGRKTIEGLKKHMETCKQEMFTCHHCGKQLRSLAGMKYHVMANHNSLPILKAGDEIDEPSERERLRTVLKRLGKLRCMRESCSSSFTSIMGYLYHVRKCGKGAAELEEMTLKCHHCGKPYKSKAGLAYHLRSEHGPISFFPESGQPECLKEMSLEPKSGGRVQRRSAKIAVYHLQELASAELAKEWPKRKVLQDLVPDDRKLKYTRPGLPTFSQEVLHKWKSDIKKYHRIQCPNQGCEAVYSSVSGLKAHLGSCTLGNFVAGKYKCLLCQKEFVSESGVKYHINSVHAEDWFVVNPTTTKSFEKLMKIKQRQQEEEKRRQQHRSRRSLRRLQQPGIELPEAELSLRVGKDQRRSTEELLVSTSCKEPEQEPVPAQFQKVKSPKTNHKRGRK from the exons ATGAAGATGAGAAGGGTCAAGCCAGCAGCTGCTTCCCGTGTTGAAG GGTCAGGTGGACTATcaaccaaaggaaaaaggaaacccaGGCAGGAAGAAGATGAAGACTATCGAGAATTTCCTCAGAAGAAGCATAAGCTTTATG GGAGGAAGCAACGGCCTAAAACTCAACCTAATCCCAAATCCCAGGCTCGTCGTATTCGGAAGGACCCACCAGCTTATGCAGCAG gCAGTTTGGAGGAACAGTGGTACTTAGAAATCGTGGATAAAGGCAGTGTCTCCTGTCCTACCTGCCAGGCAGTGGGAAGAAAGACCATAGAGGGCTTAAAGAAACACATGGAGACCTGCAAACAG GAAATGTTTACTTGTCATCATTGTGGAAAACAGCTCCGTTCACTGGCAGGGATGAAGTATCACGTCATGGCAAATCATAACAGCTTG CCCATTTTGAAGGCTGGAGATGAAATAGACGAGCCAAGTGAGAGAGAACGGCTCCGAACAGTGCTAAAGAGACTGGGAAAGCTCAGGTGCATGCGTGAG AGTTGCTCTAGTAGCTTCACCAGCATCATGGGATATCTGTACCATGTCAGAAAATGTGGCAAAGGGGCTGCAGAGCTGGAGGAGATGACCCTGAAATGTCACCACTGTGGAAAGCCATATAAATCGAAGGCTGGACTTGCGTATCACCTGAGGTCAGAGCATGGGCCT ATCTCATTCTTTCCAGAGTCAGGACAGCCAGAGTGCTTAAAGGAGATGAGCCTGGAGCCAAAGAGTGGGGGTCGAGTTCAGAGGCGTTCTGCCAAGATAGCTGTATACCACCTGCAAGAGCTGGCTTCTGCTGAGCTGGCCAAGGAATGGCCCAAGAGGAAGGTGCTTCAGGATTTGGTACCTGATGATCGGAAG TTAAAATATACTCGCCCTGGGCTACCTACCTTCAGCCAGGAAGTCCTACACAAGTGGAAGTCAGATATCAAGAAATATCATCGCATTCAGTGCCCTAACCAG ggTTGTGAGGCTGTCTACAGTAGTGTATCAGGCCTTAAAGCTCACCTGGGCTCTTGTACCTTG GGAAACTTTGTGGCTGGAAAATACAAGTGTCTTCTGTGTCAAAAAGAATTTGTGTCAGAGAGTGGTGTCAAGTATCATATCAACTCTGTCCATGCCGAG GATTGGTTCGTTGTAAACCCAACAACAACCAAAAGCTTTGAAAAGCTAATGAAGATAAAGCAGCGGcagcaagaagaagaaaagcgGAGGCAGCAGCACAGGAGCAGAAGGTCTCTGCGAAGGCTGCAGCAGCCTGGCATCGAGCTTCCGGAGGCAGAGCTGAGTCTTAGAGTAGGGAAGGATCAGAGGAGGAGTACCGAGGAGTTGCTAGTGTCGACCTCCTGTAAGGAACCGGAGCAGGAGCCGGTGCCAGCACAGTTCCAGAAAGTAAAGTCCCCAAAGACAAATCATAAACGAGGAAGGAAGTAG